The Erigeron canadensis isolate Cc75 chromosome 4, C_canadensis_v1, whole genome shotgun sequence genome window below encodes:
- the LOC122598077 gene encoding F-box protein PP2-A13-like — MGANTSLLSSDEPESPSELNLGDIPESCVALMLSYLEPHEICKLARINRAFRAASTADFIWVSKLPNNYHHLVEKLWLNNNKRLGEKEIFAKLSCPVAFDDGNKEFWVDKTSGGGCVSISSKALTITGIDDRRYWNRIPSDESRYSTVAYLRQIWWLEVDGNIEFLFPAGTYSLSFKLQLGKVLNRNGRRVCSTEDVHGWNVKPVEFKFTTGEGQHSVVKRFLEKTENWEYHHVGEFVVKDSNTPMKVEFSLTQIDCTHTKGGLSIDSVLICPSK, encoded by the exons ATGGGTGCTAATACGTCATTGTTAAGCTCGGATGAACCAGAAAGTCCATCCGAGCTTAACCTTGGTGACATACCTGAATCTTGTGTAGCGTTAATGTTATCTTATTTAGAACCTCATGAGATATGCAAGTTAGCTAGAATCAACCGAGCATTTCGAGCAGCTTCTACAGCAGATTTTATATGGGTCTCCAAATTGCCAaataattatcatcatttagTTGAAAAACTGTGGCTTAACAATAACAAAAGATTAGGAGAAAAGGAGATTTTTGCTAAGTTGAGTTGCCCGGTGGCTTTTGATGATGGCAATAAG GAATTTTGGGTGGACAAGACTAGTGGAGGTGGTTGCGTGTCTATTTCATCAAAGGCATTAACAATTACCGGAATTGATGATAGACGATATTGGAATCGTATTCCTTCTGATGAATCAAG ATACTCTACGGTTGCGTATCTTAGACAAATCTGGTGGCTAGAAGTAGATGGCAACATTGAGTTCTTGTTTCCAGCCGGAACTTATTCATTGTCATTCAAGTTACAGCTAGGGAAGGTCTTAAATCGAAATGGAAGACGTGTGTGTAGCACTGAGGATGTCCATGGGTGGAATGTGAAACCTGTGGAGTTTAAATTTACGACTGGAGAAGGTCAGCATAGTGTTGTGAAACGATTTTTGGAGAAAACAGAAAACTGGGAATACCACCATGTTGGTGAATTCGTCGTCAAAGACTCAAACACGCCGATGAAGGTGGAGTTTTCTTTGACACAGATCGATTGCACTCATACGAAAGGTGGTCTTTCTATAGACTCAGTTCTTATATGTCCTAGTAAGTAG